A genomic region of Blattabacterium cuenoti contains the following coding sequences:
- the ccoN gene encoding cytochrome-c oxidase, cbb3-type subunit I — MKIETNYYNNRIVKAFLYATIFWAVVGFFAGLVIALLLFYPELPEFLLGSRLKNSQGVMGFGRWRMLHTSTAVFAFVGNVIFTGSYYSLQRLLKTRIFSDILSWIHFWGWQIFIFFTWITFLFGINTSKEYAEHEWPIDIWIFCIWIIYGINMIGSILKRKIQHLYVSIWFFLGTWVAVAMLHLFNNLELPIDLLSFKSYSIYAGVQDALMQWWYGHNAVAFILTTPILGLMYYFVPKASNQPIFSYKLSIIHFWSLIFIYIWAGPHHLMYTSLPNWAQMLGTIFSIMLIAPSWGGMLNGLLTLRGDWEKVKKDPVLKFFVVGIICYGMATFEGPMLATKTLNSIGHFTDWIIAHVHLGTLGWNGFMAFGVIYWLTQKLWNTKLYSISLANIHFWLGMLGIILYIFPLYCGSVLQAEMWKKFNPDGTLAYKNFLDTVISIIPFYQIRFIGGMIYFIGFIIMIYNLYKTMNAGSFVNDEAFQWIHLYDKKIEKKEKFHSWLEQKPILFTIFSFIAVAIGGFIEIIPTLVIKSNVPTISSIKPYKALELEGRDLFVREGCNACHSAQVRPFRDEVVRYGEYSKAGEFVYDHPFLWGSKRTGPDLAREGGKNPNSWHFNHMYNPRSTSPGSIMPRYPWLICNKLDRSNTEKKIKAMVKLGVPYTLEYIKNMHQDMDIQANKIVSDIYKEYPSLKKEIERQKEKEKDKFIPLEKREIIALIAYLQRLGIDIKS, encoded by the coding sequence ATGAAAATAGAAACGAACTATTACAACAATCGTATTGTAAAAGCTTTCCTGTATGCTACAATATTTTGGGCTGTTGTTGGATTTTTTGCAGGTTTGGTCATTGCACTTCTCTTATTTTATCCAGAATTACCCGAATTTTTATTGGGGAGTAGATTAAAAAATTCTCAAGGAGTCATGGGATTTGGCCGTTGGAGAATGTTACATACTAGTACGGCTGTATTTGCTTTTGTAGGGAATGTAATTTTTACAGGTTCTTATTATTCTTTACAACGTCTATTGAAAACAAGAATTTTCAGTGATATTCTTAGTTGGATTCATTTTTGGGGATGGCAAATTTTCATTTTTTTTACTTGGATTACTTTTTTGTTTGGAATCAATACTAGTAAAGAATATGCTGAACATGAATGGCCTATAGATATATGGATTTTTTGTATTTGGATTATTTATGGGATAAATATGATAGGAAGTATTTTAAAAAGAAAAATACAACATCTATATGTAAGCATTTGGTTCTTTTTGGGAACATGGGTTGCTGTAGCCATGTTACACCTATTTAATAATCTTGAATTACCTATTGATCTTCTCTCTTTCAAAAGTTATTCTATATATGCAGGAGTTCAGGATGCTTTAATGCAATGGTGGTATGGACATAATGCTGTTGCATTTATTTTAACGACTCCTATACTTGGATTAATGTATTATTTTGTTCCAAAAGCTTCTAATCAACCTATTTTTTCATATAAACTTTCTATTATCCATTTTTGGTCCTTAATATTTATTTATATCTGGGCTGGTCCACATCATCTCATGTATACATCTCTTCCTAATTGGGCTCAAATGTTGGGAACTATTTTTTCTATTATGCTCATTGCTCCTTCTTGGGGTGGAATGTTAAATGGATTACTCACTTTAAGAGGAGATTGGGAAAAAGTGAAAAAAGATCCTGTTTTAAAATTTTTTGTGGTAGGAATTATTTGTTATGGAATGGCTACTTTTGAAGGGCCTATGTTAGCTACTAAAACCTTAAATTCCATTGGACATTTTACAGACTGGATTATTGCTCATGTTCATTTAGGAACTTTAGGTTGGAATGGATTCATGGCTTTTGGAGTAATTTATTGGTTGACACAAAAATTATGGAATACAAAACTGTATTCTATATCATTAGCAAATATTCATTTTTGGTTAGGAATGTTGGGTATCATCTTATATATTTTTCCACTGTATTGTGGTTCCGTATTACAAGCTGAAATGTGGAAAAAATTTAATCCTGATGGAACTTTAGCATATAAAAACTTTTTGGATACAGTTATATCAATTATTCCTTTTTATCAAATAAGATTTATCGGTGGGATGATCTATTTTATAGGTTTTATTATAATGATTTATAATCTATATAAGACGATGAATGCAGGATCCTTTGTTAATGATGAGGCTTTTCAATGGATTCATTTGTACGATAAGAAAATCGAAAAAAAAGAAAAATTTCATAGTTGGTTAGAACAAAAACCCATATTATTCACTATTTTTTCTTTCATAGCAGTCGCTATTGGAGGATTTATAGAGATAATTCCTACTTTAGTGATAAAATCGAATGTTCCTACTATTTCTAGTATAAAGCCTTATAAAGCTCTTGAATTAGAAGGTCGAGATTTATTTGTAAGGGAAGGTTGTAATGCTTGTCATAGTGCACAGGTTCGTCCTTTTCGAGATGAAGTCGTTCGTTATGGAGAATATTCAAAAGCTGGAGAATTTGTATACGATCATCCATTTCTATGGGGGTCTAAACGTACTGGACCTGATCTAGCCAGAGAGGGAGGAAAAAACCCTAATTCTTGGCATTTCAACCATATGTACAACCCACGCTCTACATCTCCAGGATCTATTATGCCTAGATATCCTTGGCTTATTTGTAACAAATTAGACAGATCTAATACAGAAAAAAAAATAAAAGCTATGGTTAAATTAGGAGTTCCGTATACTTTGGAATACATAAAAAATATGCATCAAGATATGGATATTCAAGCTAATAAAATTGTATCTGATATTTATAAGGAATACCCAAGTTTAAAAAAAGAAATAGAAAGACAGAAAGAAAAAGAAAAAGATAAATTTATTCCTTTGGAAAAAAGAGAGATTATAGCACTTATTGCTTATTTACAACGTTTAGGTATAGATATTAAATCTTGA
- the gcvH gene encoding glycine cleavage system protein GcvH: protein MNPNNLKYSNNHEWIGLEVNKEKAYIGITHFAQKELGDIIYLDIDDTIIGTEVQEGNVFGTIEAVKTVSDLFMPVSGNILELNKVLLSRPEYINKNPYEKGWILQIKILDIKEYDRLMSFEEYKKYIGE, encoded by the coding sequence ATGAATCCCAATAATTTAAAGTATAGTAACAATCATGAATGGATAGGCTTAGAGGTTAATAAAGAAAAAGCCTATATTGGAATTACTCATTTTGCCCAAAAGGAATTAGGAGATATTATCTACTTAGATATAGATGATACTATTATCGGAACGGAAGTTCAAGAAGGAAATGTTTTTGGAACCATAGAAGCCGTTAAAACAGTGTCAGATTTATTCATGCCTGTTTCCGGAAACATACTAGAACTTAATAAAGTTTTATTATCAAGACCAGAGTATATAAATAAAAATCCTTATGAAAAAGGTTGGATCCTTCAAATAAAAATTTTGGATATAAAAGAATATGATCGATTAATGTCTTTCGAAGAATACAAAAAATATATAGGAGAATAA
- a CDS encoding heavy metal translocating P-type ATPase, with translation MKKTENFDFLDNEKIAEKIIDFKDQNITFVRFFIPSIYCSSCISVLENLSNHHKYILESTVDFSNKKVGIIFNNRNMKLSELAIFLEKIGYKPSINSESIEDNQEKIFDRKLIGKLAISFFCFGNIMLLAIPEYVGAYYEDRWFLEHRNFFRYLMVILSLPVVLFSLVDHVKYALLGLKKHIFNMDIPITIGIVVLFLWSCYEVFLDIGSGYFDSLAGFSFFLLLSRMFQIHTHRRILSFDQNYKSFYPIYVSRICNNNKEEKILLSSLKKGDIIAIRNEEIIPVDSILMKGIASLDNSFITGESHLINKKIGERIYAGSKQKGEIIYLKVIKNIDQSYLSLLWNKKKFHHKKLLHLNSISNRFSKYFTPIILMISIITGMYWSFINVSKVFQTTFSVLIITCPCALVLSSPLIFGSIIRFFSKNGFYVKDIFTMERISHIRTLIFDKTGTITDPNKEKVFFVGNQLRHKEKKMIASLLRNSNHPLSKRIFTELSIKEYYYINNFQEIIGQGMQGVIQNVSVKIGSPKYLGITINNCKETTVAVSINEKFFGYFLFRNFYRQGIEKIFQNLKKYKIVILSGDNNELEKKYLESILPKSSEIIFDQSPEDKFNYVKKIQIDGEQVMMIGDGINDYAALNQSEVGVSISENPSSFFPSCDAFIQSNYLDKIFLFLKISKIATRLVIVNFIISLFYNCIGIMFAVTGHLKPFIAAILMPLSSLSVITFSIVSTWIVSRRFLS, from the coding sequence ATGAAAAAAACGGAAAATTTTGATTTTCTTGATAATGAAAAAATAGCAGAAAAAATAATTGACTTTAAAGATCAAAATATTACTTTTGTTCGTTTTTTTATCCCTTCGATTTATTGTAGTTCGTGCATTTCTGTTTTGGAAAACCTATCTAATCATCATAAATATATTCTTGAGTCTACTGTAGATTTTTCCAATAAAAAAGTTGGAATAATATTCAATAATAGAAATATGAAATTAAGTGAATTGGCTATTTTTCTTGAAAAAATAGGTTATAAACCATCTATCAATTCGGAATCTATCGAAGATAATCAGGAGAAAATATTTGACAGAAAATTGATAGGAAAATTAGCTATTTCTTTTTTTTGTTTTGGAAATATTATGCTTTTAGCTATTCCAGAATATGTAGGGGCATATTATGAAGATAGATGGTTTTTAGAGCACCGTAATTTTTTCCGTTACTTAATGGTCATTCTTTCTTTACCGGTAGTTTTATTTTCTCTTGTGGATCATGTCAAATATGCTCTTTTAGGATTAAAAAAACACATCTTTAATATGGATATCCCTATTACTATAGGAATAGTTGTTCTTTTTTTATGGAGTTGTTATGAAGTTTTCTTAGATATCGGATCTGGATATTTTGATAGTCTTGCTGGTTTTTCTTTTTTTTTACTTCTTAGTAGAATGTTTCAAATTCATACTCATAGAAGAATTCTATCTTTTGACCAAAATTACAAATCTTTTTATCCTATTTACGTATCAAGAATTTGCAATAATAATAAAGAAGAAAAGATTTTACTATCCTCTTTAAAAAAAGGGGATATCATTGCAATCAGAAACGAAGAAATTATTCCTGTAGATTCTATTCTAATGAAAGGAATCGCATCATTAGATAATAGTTTTATCACGGGTGAATCTCATTTAATTAATAAAAAAATTGGAGAACGGATCTATGCTGGATCTAAACAAAAAGGAGAGATTATTTATTTAAAAGTAATTAAAAATATAGATCAGAGTTATTTGAGTTTATTATGGAACAAAAAAAAATTCCATCATAAAAAATTACTCCATTTAAATTCCATATCTAATAGATTTAGTAAATATTTCACTCCTATTATTTTAATGATTTCTATCATAACAGGAATGTATTGGTCTTTTATTAATGTATCAAAAGTCTTTCAAACTACTTTTTCCGTATTAATCATCACTTGTCCTTGTGCATTAGTCCTTTCAAGTCCATTGATTTTTGGAAGCATTATCCGATTTTTTTCTAAAAATGGATTTTATGTAAAAGATATTTTTACCATGGAACGAATTTCTCATATAAGAACTTTAATTTTCGATAAAACAGGAACGATTACGGATCCGAATAAAGAAAAAGTTTTTTTTGTCGGAAATCAGCTTAGACACAAAGAAAAAAAAATGATCGCCTCTTTATTAAGAAATTCTAATCATCCTTTAAGTAAAAGAATCTTTACAGAGTTATCTATAAAAGAATATTACTATATAAATAATTTTCAAGAAATTATAGGTCAAGGAATGCAAGGGGTTATTCAAAATGTTTCAGTAAAAATTGGATCTCCAAAATATTTAGGGATTACAATAAACAATTGTAAAGAAACAACTGTAGCTGTTTCTATAAACGAAAAATTTTTCGGTTATTTCTTATTTAGAAACTTTTACCGTCAGGGAATAGAAAAAATATTCCAAAATTTGAAAAAATATAAAATTGTTATTTTATCCGGAGATAATAATGAATTAGAAAAAAAATATTTAGAATCTATTTTGCCAAAATCCAGTGAAATTATTTTTGATCAAAGTCCAGAAGATAAATTTAATTATGTAAAAAAAATCCAAATAGATGGAGAACAGGTAATGATGATTGGAGATGGAATCAATGATTATGCTGCATTAAATCAAAGTGAAGTTGGCGTTTCCATATCAGAAAATCCCAGTAGTTTTTTTCCTAGTTGTGATGCATTTATTCAATCAAATTATTTGGATAAAATTTTTTTGTTTTTAAAAATATCCAAAATAGCTACTAGATTGGTAATTGTTAATTTTATAATTAGTTTGTTTTATAATTGCATAGGAATCATGTTTGCTGTTACCGGTCATTTAAAACCTTTCATCGCTGCTATTTTAATGCCTTTAAGTTCTTTATCCGTTATTACATTTTCTATCGTATCTACTTGGATAGTTTCACGTAGATTTCTATCTTAG
- a CDS encoding anthranilate synthase component I family protein, whose protein sequence is MFKFSFRTIQKKILADSTTPIELYLKLRDRFPKTLLLETSNCSIKKRYSSILCINPVSELILDKNVVRISYPNCVHKHIFINNRLDIPVLIDDFFQKFQSENTSIYYSGFYGYISYDSIQYFENIQFHAPIKESYKLPQIRFGFYGNLIIFHPFYNEMYLIEHQFPNIENISIDQLIELVRRKNFSVFSFKSIGSRSSNVTDHEYQKMVYRGIKACLRGDVFQIVLSRQFQQKFKGDEFNVYRALRFINPSPYLFYFDYGNYKLFGSSPESQLVIHNQIAYINPIAGTIRRSGDENTDKRLSEDLFKNPKENAEHVMLVDLARNDLSRNSSNVRVEYFKEIQEFSHVLHMVSKVSGQLEENISIIKVFGDSFPAGTLSGAPKYKAMELIDQIENQHRGVYGGAIGFFGLNNNYINTAIVIRSFVSKNNILFFQAGAGIVSDSKEEKELEEVNNKLMALFMAIELAKNI, encoded by the coding sequence ATGTTCAAATTTAGTTTTAGAACTATTCAGAAAAAAATTTTGGCTGATAGTACTACACCAATAGAATTATATTTAAAACTAAGAGATCGTTTTCCGAAAACTTTATTATTAGAAACTTCCAATTGTTCTATTAAAAAAAGATATTCTTCCATTCTTTGTATTAATCCAGTTTCGGAATTGATTTTAGATAAAAATGTAGTACGTATATCGTATCCAAATTGTGTTCATAAACATATTTTTATAAATAATAGATTGGATATTCCAGTTTTAATTGATGATTTTTTCCAAAAATTTCAAAGCGAAAACACTTCCATTTATTATTCTGGGTTTTATGGATATATATCTTACGATAGTATTCAATATTTTGAAAATATTCAATTTCATGCTCCTATTAAGGAATCTTATAAATTACCACAAATCCGATTTGGATTTTATGGAAATTTAATAATATTTCATCCATTTTACAATGAAATGTATCTAATAGAACATCAATTTCCTAATATTGAAAATATATCTATAGATCAATTAATTGAATTAGTTAGAAGAAAAAATTTTTCTGTTTTTTCCTTTAAATCTATAGGAAGTCGTTCGTCTAACGTCACAGATCATGAATATCAAAAAATGGTATATAGAGGAATAAAAGCTTGTTTACGTGGAGATGTGTTCCAAATTGTCCTATCTCGTCAATTTCAACAAAAATTTAAAGGAGATGAGTTTAATGTATATCGTGCTTTACGATTTATTAATCCTTCTCCGTATTTGTTTTATTTCGATTATGGAAACTACAAGTTGTTTGGTTCTTCTCCAGAATCTCAATTAGTAATTCATAATCAAATCGCTTATATAAATCCTATAGCAGGAACGATACGAAGATCAGGAGATGAAAATACAGATAAAAGATTATCTGAAGATCTTTTTAAGAATCCTAAAGAGAATGCAGAACATGTTATGTTAGTTGATTTAGCAAGAAATGATTTAAGTAGAAATTCCTCCAATGTAAGAGTAGAATATTTTAAGGAAATACAAGAATTTTCACATGTATTACATATGGTATCCAAGGTATCTGGACAATTAGAAGAAAATATATCCATTATAAAAGTATTTGGGGATTCTTTTCCTGCAGGAACTCTTTCTGGAGCACCTAAATACAAAGCTATGGAATTGATTGATCAGATAGAGAATCAACATAGAGGAGTATATGGTGGAGCTATTGGATTTTTTGGATTGAATAATAATTATATTAATACAGCTATTGTTATTCGTTCTTTTGTCAGTAAAAACAATATTCTTTTTTTTCAAGCTGGAGCAGGTATAGTTTCCGATTCTAAAGAAGAAAAAGAGTTGGAAGAAGTGAATAATAAACTTATGGCCTTATTTATGGCTATAGAATTAGCTAAAAATATATGA
- a CDS encoding cytochrome oxidase, which translates to MKKYLATEKSIGIFQSIMLILFLFAFFFILFLVFSKPKKYYQKISILPLEDKKQESI; encoded by the coding sequence TTGAAAAAATATTTAGCAACAGAAAAATCTATTGGAATATTTCAATCTATTATGTTAATTTTATTCTTATTTGCTTTTTTTTTCATTTTGTTTTTGGTTTTTTCAAAACCTAAGAAATATTATCAAAAAATAAGTATACTTCCTTTGGAAGATAAAAAACAGGAGTCTATATGA
- a CDS encoding FixH family protein has product MKIKFSWETGIVLSLVIFIIFITYIAFFFPHVGSELVSDKYYEEEMRYQEIINEKKNVLKLPNKIKIFILSSGIKIIFPPILDNIHGFFTLFRSSSKDLDITKSFKMFRSSSKILFIPKTLLKKGYYKLIIRWKSGEKRFFFEKDLFWLS; this is encoded by the coding sequence ATGAAAATAAAATTCAGTTGGGAAACAGGAATTGTATTATCTTTGGTTATTTTTATAATTTTCATCACTTATATTGCGTTTTTTTTTCCTCATGTAGGAAGTGAACTTGTATCAGATAAGTATTATGAAGAAGAAATGAGATATCAAGAAATTATAAATGAAAAGAAAAATGTATTAAAACTTCCTAATAAAATTAAAATATTCATCTTATCTTCTGGAATTAAAATTATATTTCCACCAATATTAGATAATATTCATGGTTTTTTTACTTTATTCCGATCTTCGTCTAAAGATTTAGATATCACCAAGTCTTTTAAGATGTTTAGATCTTCAAGTAAGATATTATTTATTCCAAAAACACTTTTGAAAAAAGGATATTATAAACTTATAATCAGATGGAAATCTGGTGAAAAAAGATTCTTTTTTGAGAAAGATTTGTTTTGGTTATCATAA
- a CDS encoding glycoside hydrolase family 73 protein, whose protein sequence is MKEVFYFLFFFSITFLLLYSKGEKKEEIEIQNVIKYIKKYALFAVEEMEKFGIPASIKLGQGILESSVGNSSLAKATNNHFGIKCGKNWIGDVYYHDDDLPKECFRKYNSVRESFEDHSKFLQKPRYSELFLLKKKDYQGWAIGLKKAGYATSSNYDDRLIYQIEKYFLWKLDQETSQGIEKRLDKYLMTIMNPRSSIFDSFFYKIFLFFIKIKLLK, encoded by the coding sequence ATGAAAGAAGTTTTTTATTTTTTATTTTTCTTTTCCATAACTTTTCTATTGTTATATTCAAAAGGAGAAAAAAAAGAGGAAATAGAAATACAAAATGTTATTAAGTATATTAAAAAATATGCTTTATTTGCTGTTGAGGAAATGGAGAAATTTGGAATACCAGCTAGCATTAAATTAGGACAGGGAATTTTAGAGTCATCTGTTGGAAATAGCTCATTAGCTAAAGCTACCAATAATCATTTTGGAATAAAATGTGGAAAAAATTGGATAGGAGATGTTTATTATCACGATGATGACTTACCAAAGGAATGTTTTCGTAAATATAATTCTGTACGAGAATCTTTTGAAGATCATTCCAAATTTTTGCAAAAACCACGTTATTCTGAATTATTTTTGCTTAAAAAAAAAGATTATCAAGGTTGGGCTATAGGCCTTAAAAAAGCGGGTTACGCTACTTCATCAAATTATGATGATCGATTAATTTATCAAATAGAAAAGTATTTTTTATGGAAATTAGATCAAGAAACATCTCAAGGAATAGAAAAACGATTAGATAAATATTTAATGACAATAATGAATCCACGATCTTCTATTTTTGATTCTTTTTTTTATAAAATTTTTCTGTTCTTTATTAAAATAAAATTATTAAAATGA
- a CDS encoding putative porin, producing MKIFIFTFLFIGFNVSSSKEIKTMDTKNFSMNIYHPIPQDYQYWTEENPQKNNLDITSLSIEKYYSHNFFRQDNFGSFQYQEKDIFIPSFNNKNPNVFLSREKIRFFDVKTPLSEIFYMKFPYKILGGFFTQSLNKRTNYSIEYRNLFFQKKPQIEKHNSFFLITFTTDQNHSPDHYKLWGHYLSQNFYRKRETKKMFWNTTNHVNYFQEKKNFFYQRMDISFIRKIFPFSSWIKLENGKSFFLKNHIEYTKYLKTHFSSKKEFPNNMINISYLKNECFLILNQEKLNTEIGVSYDKIRYQLFSNHLFYEVFLNKKEDRDVNIFTMETKVHYLINNMFKFHSNGKWMIENRDKSRNHLQANIQLDTIFFPKFYFLTNLNINKNIFPSFINLFFFQKDNNCYNRKQNNNIVLNTKSIDLSIFYKNMDCSFQISQINRHYQKDNDNNNHSLSYWKYISSCILKIGVIHHLWKLQFNHMILCQKQNSDQLIFSIPNFISRNTIFYKDHYFHQALLIQTGFSIHYFSKFFYQDFSYPFDLFHFYLENECLPKKIGGSPFVDYFLNFKLFRTNFYASIQNIGFPEENQKTKQSNLFIKIGLLWNLFT from the coding sequence ATGAAAATATTCATTTTTACTTTCTTATTTATAGGATTTAATGTCTCTTCATCGAAGGAAATAAAAACTATGGATACAAAAAATTTTTCTATGAATATTTATCATCCCATTCCTCAAGATTATCAATACTGGACCGAAGAAAATCCTCAAAAAAATAATTTAGATATAACATCTCTTTCTATAGAAAAATATTATTCTCATAATTTTTTTAGACAAGATAACTTTGGTTCATTTCAATATCAGGAAAAAGATATCTTCATTCCTTCTTTTAATAATAAGAATCCCAACGTTTTTTTATCTCGTGAAAAAATTCGATTTTTTGACGTAAAGACTCCGCTTTCAGAGATTTTTTATATGAAGTTTCCTTATAAAATACTGGGTGGGTTCTTTACTCAAAGCCTTAATAAAAGAACAAACTATTCTATAGAATATAGAAATCTTTTTTTTCAAAAAAAACCACAAATAGAAAAACATAATAGTTTTTTCTTAATCACATTTACTACCGATCAAAATCATTCACCCGATCATTATAAATTATGGGGACATTATCTATCTCAAAATTTTTATAGGAAAAGAGAAACAAAAAAAATGTTTTGGAACACGACGAATCATGTAAATTACTTTCAAGAAAAAAAAAATTTCTTTTATCAAAGAATGGATATAAGTTTTATTCGAAAAATTTTTCCTTTTTCATCTTGGATTAAATTAGAAAATGGAAAATCTTTTTTTTTGAAAAACCATATAGAATACACAAAATATTTAAAAACTCATTTTTCTTCGAAAAAAGAATTTCCAAACAATATGATCAATATATCATATTTAAAAAATGAGTGTTTTTTAATTTTGAATCAGGAAAAATTAAATACAGAAATAGGAGTTTCTTATGATAAGATCCGTTATCAATTATTTTCAAATCATTTATTCTATGAAGTTTTTCTTAATAAGAAAGAGGATCGAGATGTAAATATATTTACAATGGAAACAAAAGTCCATTATCTTATTAACAACATGTTTAAATTTCATTCCAATGGAAAATGGATGATAGAAAATAGGGATAAATCTAGAAACCATTTGCAAGCAAATATTCAATTGGATACAATTTTTTTTCCAAAATTTTATTTTTTAACGAATTTAAACATCAACAAGAATATCTTTCCTTCTTTTATCAATTTATTTTTTTTCCAAAAAGATAATAACTGTTATAATAGAAAACAGAATAATAATATTGTATTAAACACAAAATCAATAGATTTATCTATATTTTATAAAAATATGGATTGTTCTTTTCAAATATCTCAAATAAACCGTCATTATCAAAAGGATAATGATAATAATAACCATTCTTTATCTTATTGGAAGTATATATCTTCCTGTATATTGAAAATAGGAGTGATTCATCACCTATGGAAGCTTCAATTTAACCATATGATTTTATGTCAAAAACAAAATTCGGATCAATTAATTTTTTCCATTCCAAATTTTATTTCAAGAAATACCATCTTTTACAAAGATCATTATTTTCATCAAGCATTATTAATCCAAACTGGATTTTCTATTCATTATTTTAGTAAATTTTTTTATCAAGATTTTTCCTATCCATTTGATCTGTTTCATTTTTATTTAGAAAACGAATGTTTACCAAAAAAAATAGGAGGAAGTCCTTTTGTAGATTATTTCTTGAATTTCAAGTTATTTAGAACTAACTTTTATGCGAGTATACAAAATATAGGCTTTCCTGAAGAGAATCAAAAAACTAAACAATCAAATTTATTTATTAAAATAGGTTTGTTATGGAACCTTTTTACTTAA
- the ccoS gene encoding cbb3-type cytochrome oxidase assembly protein CcoS, with product MILSSLSLGVIFLIIFLISLYYGQFDDYESPRIRILIDDTYKEKN from the coding sequence ATGATATTGTCTAGTCTTTCTTTAGGAGTAATTTTTCTTATAATTTTTTTAATAAGTCTTTATTATGGTCAGTTTGATGATTATGAATCTCCTCGAATTAGAATTTTAATAGATGATACTTATAAAGAAAAAAATTAA
- a CDS encoding cbb3-type cytochrome c oxidase N-terminal domain-containing protein: MRSKIPFFIIIPSVLSVIMFMFYVFLGFNHQIYIVHPVTISFFVVITILLFILDSIENLIFRRKLKFLTEEERRKIFEENEGNYFYRLYKFIFHDPKKKSQEVKKIDHGFDGILELDNKLPMWWVHLFYLTIIFSTIYFFSCLFTDFSNPYKEYEVAYQNQLKEIEIFEKNTPQVTVENAFFDQKFVDSGKTLFEENCATCHQSDGSGNIGPNLTDDYWINIMDKNLFKNIFSIIWYGSKNNPTMRAFGQSGEIKGNDIQKISSYVYFINTQLKKPIKNKAPQGKKIIDWDKL; encoded by the coding sequence ATGAGATCAAAAATTCCTTTTTTTATTATTATTCCTTCGGTTTTATCCGTTATAATGTTTATGTTCTATGTGTTTTTAGGTTTTAATCATCAAATTTACATAGTTCATCCAGTTACTATATCCTTTTTTGTTGTTATAACGATATTGTTATTTATTTTAGATTCTATTGAGAATTTAATCTTTCGTAGAAAACTAAAATTTCTTACAGAAGAAGAAAGACGAAAAATTTTTGAAGAAAATGAAGGAAATTATTTTTATAGGCTCTATAAATTTATATTTCATGATCCTAAAAAAAAGAGTCAAGAGGTAAAAAAAATAGATCATGGATTTGATGGGATTCTGGAATTAGATAATAAATTGCCGATGTGGTGGGTTCATCTTTTTTATCTTACAATTATTTTTTCTACAATTTATTTTTTTTCTTGTTTATTCACAGATTTTTCTAATCCTTATAAAGAATATGAAGTCGCTTATCAAAATCAACTTAAAGAAATAGAAATTTTTGAAAAAAATACGCCACAAGTAACTGTAGAAAATGCTTTTTTTGATCAAAAATTTGTTGATAGCGGAAAAACTCTTTTTGAAGAAAATTGTGCGACTTGTCACCAATCGGATGGAAGTGGAAACATAGGTCCTAATTTAACAGATGATTACTGGATAAACATAATGGATAAAAATTTATTTAAGAATATATTTTCTATTATATGGTATGGAAGCAAGAATAATCCTACTATGCGTGCTTTTGGTCAATCAGGTGAGATTAAAGGAAATGATATTCAGAAAATATCTAGTTATGTTTATTTCATCAATACACAATTAAAGAAGCCTATAAAAAATAAAGCTCCTCAAGGTAAGAAAATTATAGATTGGGATAAATTGTGA